From the genome of Vicia villosa cultivar HV-30 ecotype Madison, WI linkage group LG2, Vvil1.0, whole genome shotgun sequence, one region includes:
- the LOC131646045 gene encoding uncharacterized protein LOC131646045: MDVDSQPTMEETILVGDDLMMGPPSPIVPPEIASHVLQGVDLCDGILRNLFLCLQINDIEPFCQDEIALYKQCAERRDKEIRNRLQDSEFKLGSSMPLDAAKERTTQLEAEVTSLERRLILASGVEGIEGFRQRWSLHGRLTDSKKRLEFLKRGIDGRTV; the protein is encoded by the exons ATGGATG TTGATTCACAGCCAACTATGGAGGAAACTATTTTGGTTGGTGATGATCTAATGATGGGTCCTCCATCACCAATAGTACCGCCGGAAATAGCTTCGCATGTACTCCAAGGTGTTGATCTATGTGATGGAATTCTCAGGAATCTATTCTTGT GCTTGCAAATCAATGACATTGAACCATTCTGTCAAGATGAGATTGCTCTATATAAACAATGTGCTGAAAGAAGG GATAAGGAGATAAGAAATCGGCTTCAAGATAGTGAATTCAAATTGGGTTCATCAATGCCTTTAGATGCAGCCAAGGAGAGGACTACTCAGCTTGAGGCAGAAGTTACATCATTGGAGAG GCGCTTGATTCTTGCTAGTGGAGTTGAGGGCATTGAAGGTTTCCGCCAAAGATGGAGCTTGCACGGCCGACTTACCGATTCCAA AAAAAGGTTGGAATTTTTAAAGCGGGGCATAGATGGAAGAACAGTATGA